One Kryptolebias marmoratus isolate JLee-2015 linkage group LG21, ASM164957v2, whole genome shotgun sequence DNA segment encodes these proteins:
- the csrnp1b gene encoding cysteine/serine-rich nuclear protein 1b, with product MSGLLKRKFEEVDEDPCYSSPSSLSSACSGWDSEGESCYSDTLDSTPSNPSSPATNFNTTSILKKSKRVRRGNVTFDQVTVFSFPRCQGFTSVPSRGGCTLGMVQRHSALHTYTLAEFAAEQRVLRREKLINRLREEKLEALKQKLTKNGTQENEEADRLTLDDIPEQDIDISGANLEEGSFLQPYPSKQRYALLKAAGVKKIDKDEKKQLHDLRISRENCGCDCQGFCEPETCSCSLAGIKCQMDHSSFPCGCTKDGCGNTEGRIEFNSTRVQTHYIHTIMKLELEKRLEEQSSTEEEEEENTTGVASLPMVPSFPFSSELATVAENTCSSDMTDLSDSSGQSEDSEAGEIQHHSPLDVDEKGLSRILCFSDTESGECGDKNSKNTCCSDQQQVKQQPSTEAFSSFSMVDFADENDNIDAALLDSVDSLTDNRATAISEFLDENANQGNALFHSSSVPHTPSPTIDRTASYNMDLSLSSESDLEFFDGFPCLGPTSLYNSLKEYEHMDNYFQFQLPSYPSFPAASDPGTCLLESLIGLSESIPEPPATFTDNQLMEEAMKLSVMESVKV from the exons ATGAGTGGGCTTCTCAAGAGGAAGTTTGAGGAGGTGGATGAGGACCCGTGCTACTCCTCACCCTCTTCCCTCTCCTCTGCCTGCTCAGGCTGGGACTCGGAGGGGGAGAGCTGCTACTCTGACACTCTGGATTCCACTCCCAGCAACCCCAGCTCCCCGGCAACAAATTTCAACA CAACATCCATCCTCAAGAAATCCAAGAGGGTGAGGCGAGGCAATGTGACGTTCGACCAGGTGACTGTGTTCTCCTTCCCTCGGTGTCAGGGCTTCACCAGCGTTCCCAGTCGAGGAGGCTGTACTTTAGGCATGGTGCAGCGCCACAGTGCACTTCACACATACACGCTTGCAGAGTTTGCCGCGGAGCAGCGGGTCCTGCGGAGAGAAAAACTCATCAACAGACTCAGGGAAGAGAAGCTGGAAGCTCTGAAACAGAAG CTGACAAAGAATGGAACCCAAGAAAACGAGGAGGCGGATCGGCTGACGCTGGACGACATCCCAGAGCAGGACATCGACATCAGTGGAGCCAACCTGGAAGAGGGCTCCTTCCTCCAGCCTTACCCATCTAAACAGCGCTATGCACTGCTCAAAGCAGCAGGTGTGAAGAAGATTGACAAGGATGAGAAGAAGCAGCTACATGACTTGAGGATCTCCAGGGAGAACTGTGGTTGCGACTGCCAGGGTTTCTGCGAGCCTGAGACATGCAGCTGCAGCCTTGCTGGCATAAAATGTCAG ATGGACCATTCCTCCTTCCCTTGTGGTTGCACCAAAGATGGCTGCGGGAACACAGAGGGTCGCATTGAGTTCAACTCCACCCGGGTACAGACGCATTACATCCACACTATCATGaagctggagctggagaagaGGCTGGAGGAGCAGTCCagcacagaggaagaggaggaggagaacactACGGGGGTCGCTTCCCTACCAATGGTGCCCTCCTTCCCTTTTAGCTCTGAGCTGGCAACAGTTGCAGAGAACACCTGCAGCAGTGACATGACGGACTTATCGGACTCCTCAGGTCAGAGCGAGGACTCCGAAGCAGGCGAGATCCAGCATCACAGCCCACTGGACGTAGACGAGAAAGGCCTGAGCCGGATATTGTGTTTCAGCGACACAGAGAGCGGAGAGTGCGGGGACAAGAACAGCAAAAACACTTGTTGCTCAGATCAACAGCAAGTAAAACAGCAGCCATCCACAGAGGCGTTCAGTAGCTTTAGCATGGTGGACTTTGCAGATGAGAATGACAATATAGATGCTGCACTGTTGGACTCTGTGGACAGTCTTACAGACAATCGAGCTACAGCCATTTCAGAATTTTTGGATGAGAACGCCAACCAGGGAAACGCCCTATTTCACAGTAGCAGTGTGCCACACACCCCCTCCCCCACCATTGACCGCACGGCGAGCTACAACATGGACCTGAGCCTCTCGTCTGAGTCAGACCTGGAGTTCTTTGATGGCTTCCCGTGTTTGGGGCCCACCTCTCTTTACAACTCCCTTAAGGAATATGAGCACATGGACAACTATTTCCAGTTTCAGTTGCCTAGTTACCCCAGTTTTCCTGCAGCGAGTGACCCGGGGACCTGCCTCCTGGAGTCTCTGATCGGCCTTTCGGAATCCATCCCAGAACCCCCTGCTACATTTACGGACAATCAGCTGATGGAGGAAGCCATGAAGTTGTCTGTGATGGAGTCTGTGAAAGTCTGA
- the LOC108230315 gene encoding Golgi reassembly-stacking protein 1, giving the protein MGLPQSSLLSDGGSNCGYHVHGVQENSPALKAGLEPFFDFILSIGNTRLNKEGDLLRDLLKANVEKGVRLEVYNSKTQRFRELEVTPSNMWGGQGLLGASVRFCSFEGANENVWHVLDVESNSPAALAGLIAYDDFIVGANQVLLDSEDFFSLIEANEGKALKLLVYNTHSDRCREVVVTPNGAWGGEGSLGCGIGYGYLHRIPTHPIQPHVHNKSVLQPRAGSEEVASLGHGEVQVTPLAEGGPSNEAGLSQIEGAEPNSSTNLPTQQAAHTDISSTPEAMPPDLTEVVSISDEGHSSLVANYGDDTGDQCSLDNSSFDQRPSSPEREAKPSAPHTEQDSGLNLTSSTAPSTEAADVSAAAESAPSSPEPQDVDNPAPSISGRTSGEESLEADAAEMTPSLIEED; this is encoded by the exons ATGGGGTTGCCGCAGAGCTCGCTTTTGTCGGACGGAGGAAGTAACTGTGGCTATCATGTCCACGGG GTTCAAGAGAACTCACCTGCACTGAAGGCTGGTCTGGAGCCTTTCTTTGACTTCATTCTGTCTATAGGAAACACCAGACTT AATAAAGAAGGGGATTTGCTGAGGGACCTCCTGAAGGCCAACGTGGAGAAGGGGGTCAGACTCGAAGTGTACAACTCAAAAACCCAGCGCTTCAGGGAGCTGGAGGTGACACCCAGCAACATGTGGGGGGGGCAGGGCTTGCTGGGTGCCAGCGTCCGATTCTGCAGCTTCGAAGGGGCCAATGAGAACGTCTGGCACGTCTTA gatGTGGAATCAAACTCCCCTGCAGCACTGGCTGGCCTCATTGCTTATGATGACTTTATCGTCGGAGCTAATCAGGTGTTACTAGAt TCAGAAGATTTCTTCTCTTTGATTGAAGCCAACGAGGGGAAAGCTTTGAAGCTCCTGGTTTATAACACACACAGCGATCGGTGCAGGGAGGTGGTGGTGACTCCGAATGGAGCATGGGGAGGAGAAGGAAG ctTAGGTTGTGGGATCGGCTACGGCTACCTGCACAGAATTCCAACTCATCCCATTCAACCTCATGTCCACAACAAAAGTGTTCTTCAACCGAGGGCAGGCAGTGAAGAGGTCGCTTCATTAGGCCACGGAGAAGTGCAG GTGACGCCTCTGGCTGAAGGCGGCCCGTCGAACGAAGCAGGTTTGAGTCAAATCGAAGGGGCTGAGCCAAATTCGAGCACAAATTTACCCACGCAGCAGGCAGCACACACTG ATATTTCCAGCACACCCGAAGCCATGCCTCCAGATTTGACAGAAGTCGTTTCCATCAGTGATGAAGGTCACAGCTCTCTGGTCGCTAATTATGGAGATGATACTGGTGATCAGTGTAGCTTGG acAACTCATCTTTTGACCAAAGACCGTCATCTCCGGAGAGAGAAGCTAAGCCGAGCGCGCCGCACACCGAGCAGGATTCTGGTTTAAACCTGACCAGCAGCACTGCTCCCTCCACCGAAGCTGCCGATGTTTCCGCCGCCGCAGAGAGCGCGCCAAGCAGCCCAGAGCCGCAGGATGTCGACAACCCTGCGCCGTCCATCTCAGGCCGCACTTCAGGGGAGGAGAGTTTGGAAGCTGACGCAGCAGAAATGACACCCTCTCTCATAGAAGAAGATTAA
- the LOC108230360 gene encoding chymotrypsin-like elastase family member 2A: MVWLLALLSCFGLICAETPFNVLDDRVIGGSDAKPNTWKWQVSLQFDSYNEGYFSHICGGTIVDSFFVMTAAHCILSMDPSQYRAVVGEYNLSEIEDSEQFIFVEKIIVHPKWVGDLGKGNDIALLKLATPIYDNGFVEIANLPYPGQMLPHDFTCYITGWGSMDHYGSTPEILQVAPINVVEHAICSTPEWWGSIALETMVCAGGDGVISGCHGDSGGPLNCQTDGAWRVHGVVSYGPAGMCNQAYKPTVFTRVSSFMDWMYSVMGANL; this comes from the exons ATGGTTTGGCTCTTGGCTCTTCTGTCCTGCTTTG GGCTGATTTGTGCTGAAACACCCTTCAATGTGCTCGATGACAGGGTCATAGGGGGAAGTGATGCCAAACCAAACACCTGGAAATGGCAG GTTTCCCTGCAGTTTGATTCATACAACGAGGGCTACTTCTCTCACATCTGCGGAGGAACCATCGTCGATAGCTTCTTCGTCATGACTGCAGCTCACTGTATCCTCAG CATGGATCCCAGTCAGTACCGCGCGGTGGTGGGCGAGTACAACCTGTCTGAAATTGAGGACAGTGAGCAGTTCATCTTTGTGGAGAAGATTATCGTCCACCCTAAATGGGTTGGAGATCTTGGCAAAGG GAACGACATTGCTCTCTTGAAACTGGCTACTCCCATCTATGACAACGGTTTTGTGGAAATTGCTAACCTTCCCTACCCTGGCCAGATGCTGCCTCATGACTTCACCTGTTACATCACAGGCTGGGGCTCAATGGACC ATTATGGAAGCACCCCTGAAATACTACAAGTGGCTCCCATAAACGTGGTGGAGCACGCCATCTGCTCCACGCCCGAGTGGTGGGGCAGCATTGCTCTGGAGACGATGGTCTGTGCCGGAGGGGACGGAGTCATATCAGGCTGCCAT GGCGACTCCGGAGGGCCCCTGAACTGCCAGACTGACGGAGCCTGGAGAGTCCACGGCGTCGTCAGCTATGGACCAGCTGGCATGTGCAACCAAGCATATAAACCCACCGTTTTCACCAGAGTTTCATCCTTCATGGACTGGATGTACTCT gtTATGGGAGCAAATCTTTAG